The Candidatus Eisenbacteria bacterium genome contains the following window.
TCCGGTTCCACGGTCGGAACAAGGTGAACTGGTATCGCGAGGAGGGGAGCGGGCCGGATTCCCGGGCGCGCTCGCGCGGCGCTCGCGCCGGTGCCGGTGCCGGTGCGATGCCGTCGCGCACCCCGACCGCGCCCGAGCCGGCGAGCGGTGGAGCCGGAACGCCGCTCGGGCCGCTCTTCTCCGGCGTGCCGATCGATCCCGCGAAGGAGAAGCCTCTGCCGGCGGGCACGCGGCAGCTCTTGCGATACGACTACCTGTACTCCGAGGACGAGTTGAAGGAGTGGGTGGAGAAGATCCGCGACCTGGCGGCGAACACGAAGAAGACGTTCGTGTTCTTCAACAACTGCCACGCGGGGCAGGCCGCGACGAGCGCGAAGCTGATGCGGCGGATGCTGGAGGGGGAGGGCTTGCTGTGATGCGAGGAGCCGCTGGGAGGGGGTGGCCGCGATGAGTCCGATCCGGGTGGGGGCGCCGCCCCCGCGGCAGGGATTGTTCGAGCCCGCGGCCCGGCCGTCCGCGGTGGAGACGGTCGGCGAGCTGGAGGCGCTGCTGCAATCGCTGGTGACGCGCGCGGGACGTGGAGAGCGCGTGGGCCCGGGTGCCGGCGGCGCGGGCGGCGGCTGGCGCGCGGGTGGACGCGGTGAGACCGAGCTGGTCCATGTCGAGCGGCTTCCCTCGCGCGAGGCGGTGTACGGCGATCTCGCGGTGCCGCTTCCCGAAGCGCTGCGGCAGGTGCTGGCGGCTCAGGAGATCGAGCGCCTGTACTCGCACCAGGCGCGCGCGGTCGATCTGGCGCGCGAGGGGCGGCACGTCGTGATCGCGACGGGGACGGCGTCGGGGAAGTCCTTGGCCTATCACCTCCCAATCTTGGAGCGGCTGTTGCTGGAGCCGGGCGCGGTCGCCCTGTATCTCTTCCCGACCAAGGCGCTCGCACAGGATCAGCTTCGGGGACTGACGCGCATGGCCCAGTCCTCGGGTGCGCTGCACCACGCGGTGGTGGCGGGCACCTATGACGGCGACACGCCCGGCGGCGCGCGACGTCGATTGCGCGAGCAGGCGAACGCGATCCTGACGAATCCCGACATGCTGCACCAGGGAATCCTCCCGTATCACTCGCGTTGGAGTCGTGTGTTCTCGAATCTTCGCTACGTCGTGGTGGACGAAGTCCACACGTACCGCGGGATCTTCGGGTCGCACGTCTCGAACGTGCTGCGGCGGCTGCGGCGGGTGGCGGGGCACT
Protein-coding sequences here:
- a CDS encoding DUF72 domain-containing protein, which produces RFHGRNKVNWYREEGSGPDSRARSRGARAGAGAGAMPSRTPTAPEPASGGAGTPLGPLFSGVPIDPAKEKPLPAGTRQLLRYDYLYSEDELKEWVEKIRDLAANTKKTFVFFNNCHAGQAATSAKLMRRMLEGEGLL